The Microbulbifer hydrolyticus genome has a segment encoding these proteins:
- a CDS encoding RimK family protein, with protein MSQVLIVIDEPDDWAPYYPSERVITFADYLALPPRQQQRMRVINLCASYDYRGEGYYCSLLAEARSHNVLPSVRTLNDLSLPQLYKLQLSHAIPALAKLPVPAPGSERVVKSYFGRCADPELQPLARALFDRFACPVLEIHLRADPQWEIVELKICSHRDLDESEETEFAEALDNFSNKVWRQHKKPSNTRYDLAILVNPEEALPPSDGAAIKKFVSAGRELGLSVELIGPGDYMRLSEFDGLFIRETTAIDHHTYRFAKKAEAEGLVVLDDPTSILRCTNKIYLADLFRNNKVPAPRTCILRRGDEDGLKAAMEELGLPMVVKIPDGSFSRGVVKVHSEEELHTKLNELFEESSLLLAQEFLYTEFDWRIGVLDNKPLYACRYYMAKNHWQIYNHGSKKTVSGGFTTLPTFEVPKPVLQAALKATKPIGNGFYGVDVKESAGKGYVIEVNDNSSIDSGVEDKYLGKELYRLILQEFIRRLDARRAGQIAS; from the coding sequence ATGTCACAGGTCCTTATCGTGATCGACGAGCCCGACGACTGGGCTCCCTATTACCCTAGCGAGCGGGTGATTACCTTTGCCGACTACCTCGCCCTGCCACCCCGCCAGCAACAGCGGATGCGGGTGATCAACCTGTGCGCCAGTTACGACTACCGCGGCGAGGGCTATTACTGTTCTCTGCTTGCCGAAGCCCGCAGCCATAATGTGCTTCCAAGTGTGCGAACCCTGAACGACCTGTCGCTGCCCCAGCTGTACAAGCTGCAGTTGTCCCATGCAATTCCGGCATTGGCAAAGCTGCCAGTACCGGCGCCGGGGTCTGAGCGGGTGGTGAAGTCCTACTTCGGCCGTTGCGCGGATCCGGAGCTGCAGCCGCTGGCACGGGCGCTTTTCGACCGCTTCGCCTGCCCGGTGCTGGAGATCCACCTGCGGGCGGACCCCCAATGGGAAATCGTCGAACTCAAGATCTGTTCCCATCGCGACCTCGATGAGTCCGAGGAGACAGAGTTCGCCGAGGCCCTGGACAACTTCAGCAACAAGGTATGGCGACAGCATAAAAAACCCAGTAATACCCGCTACGACCTGGCGATTCTGGTAAACCCGGAGGAGGCGCTGCCACCGTCGGATGGGGCGGCGATCAAGAAATTCGTCAGCGCAGGCCGCGAGCTGGGCCTGTCGGTAGAGCTGATCGGCCCGGGTGACTACATGCGCCTGTCAGAGTTCGACGGCCTGTTTATCCGCGAGACGACGGCGATTGACCACCATACCTACCGCTTCGCCAAAAAGGCCGAGGCCGAAGGGCTCGTGGTGCTCGATGACCCCACCAGTATCCTGCGCTGTACTAACAAGATCTATCTCGCGGATCTGTTTCGTAACAACAAGGTCCCGGCGCCGCGCACATGCATCCTGCGCAGGGGCGATGAAGACGGCCTGAAAGCCGCGATGGAAGAATTGGGCCTGCCAATGGTGGTGAAAATCCCCGATGGCTCCTTCTCCCGCGGTGTGGTGAAAGTGCACTCCGAAGAAGAGCTGCATACCAAGTTGAACGAGCTGTTTGAAGAATCCAGCCTTCTTCTGGCCCAGGAGTTTCTCTACACCGAGTTTGACTGGCGGATCGGTGTGCTCGACAACAAGCCGCTGTACGCCTGTCGCTACTACATGGCGAAGAACCACTGGCAAATCTACAACCACGGTAGCAAGAAAACGGTCAGCGGTGGCTTCACCACCCTGCCTACGTTTGAAGTACCGAAACCGGTGTTGCAGGCGGCGTTGAAGGCAACCAAGCCTATAGGAAATGGATTCTACGGGGTGGATGTGAAGGAATCCGCGGGAAAGGGGTACGTGATCGAGGTTAACGACAACTCATCCATTGACAGTGGTGTCGAAGACAAATATCTGGGTAAGGAATTGTACAGACTGATACTGCAGGAATTTATACGGCGACTCGATGCGCGAAGGGCAGGCCAGATTGCCTCATAA
- a CDS encoding WecB/TagA/CpsF family glycosyltransferase has product MQEPLNIGLCRLDRLKMACAIKHIRSMSENGTTGYVVTPNVDHLQRLLSKNGASSLREIYQNAELSLCDSRVLELIIKLNGKKIPEIIAGSTLTEKLFNDDLHANDRIFLVGGTNATANKIRALYGDLNIEHHNPSMGFIYKDAEVKKLIDLVCLNNPTHVFLAVGSPQQEILARKLCQDRRFKGVALCIGASLLFLVGEEKRAPQWLQSLRLEWLYRMLQSPVRLGKRYLSNALAIPAIYWNIKNSLSGRRV; this is encoded by the coding sequence ATGCAAGAACCACTAAATATCGGATTGTGCCGATTAGATAGATTGAAAATGGCTTGTGCGATAAAGCACATCAGAAGTATGTCAGAAAATGGCACTACAGGTTATGTGGTTACCCCAAATGTCGATCATTTGCAGAGGCTTTTATCAAAAAATGGAGCATCGAGCCTCAGGGAAATCTATCAGAATGCAGAGTTGTCATTATGTGACAGCCGAGTGCTTGAGTTGATAATTAAACTTAATGGGAAAAAAATACCGGAAATTATTGCCGGTAGCACCCTAACTGAAAAGCTATTTAATGACGACTTACATGCGAATGACAGGATCTTTCTCGTTGGTGGAACGAATGCGACCGCCAACAAAATTAGGGCCTTATATGGTGATCTAAATATCGAGCACCATAATCCTAGTATGGGTTTTATATATAAAGACGCCGAAGTTAAAAAACTAATCGATTTGGTGTGCCTGAATAATCCAACACACGTGTTTCTTGCAGTCGGTTCGCCACAGCAGGAAATTCTCGCAAGGAAATTATGCCAGGATCGTCGCTTCAAAGGCGTTGCATTGTGTATCGGTGCTTCTCTTTTATTTCTAGTGGGCGAAGAAAAAAGAGCTCCTCAGTGGCTACAAAGCCTCAGGCTCGAATGGCTATATCGAATGCTGCAAAGTCCAGTTAGGCTCGGCAAGCGCTATCTTTCAAACGCGTTGGCAATTCCTGCTATTTATTGGAACATTAAAAACAGTTTAAGCGGTCGCAGGGTGTGA
- a CDS encoding sulfotransferase family protein, whose product MSQLKTQPDNAALASPVFIVGSLRSGSTLLRLLLDHHSQINMFGEFEGAVSQAQGENWPDIKDYWRFVKTDRQTSALKLDIDQSLDYEQLVRDFLTQLHRRNSGKIIGASIHSRVDLLPKLWPSARYIQLMRDPRDVARSCIGMGWAGNVYEGAKVWISLEARRTKLRQRTDPANNLNVYYEQLVSDPIGELKKICAFLNVDFEENMLEIESDTSYGFPSAGYAYQWKTKLTGKEIRWVELRTGEAMVTQGYKPTSTKHKPLSRLERTHILFQNRYYRAMFHIRKWGLSLWAQNIISRKFGSKKWTDHVRLRIGEKNKLYLR is encoded by the coding sequence GTGTCTCAGCTCAAAACGCAGCCAGATAATGCTGCGCTAGCCTCACCGGTATTTATTGTTGGATCGCTGCGCTCCGGCTCGACCTTACTCCGACTACTTCTGGATCATCATTCACAAATCAATATGTTCGGAGAGTTCGAGGGTGCGGTAAGCCAAGCCCAGGGCGAAAACTGGCCGGATATCAAAGACTACTGGCGTTTTGTAAAGACAGATCGTCAGACCAGCGCTCTCAAATTAGACATCGACCAATCGCTGGATTATGAGCAGTTGGTGCGTGATTTCCTCACGCAACTCCACCGGAGGAACTCCGGAAAAATTATCGGAGCATCCATTCATTCACGAGTCGATCTGCTACCAAAGCTCTGGCCATCAGCACGCTACATACAACTGATGCGCGATCCACGCGATGTGGCACGTTCATGTATAGGCATGGGTTGGGCCGGTAACGTCTATGAGGGCGCTAAAGTATGGATATCATTGGAAGCACGTCGGACAAAATTAAGGCAGCGAACGGATCCGGCCAATAATCTTAACGTTTATTATGAGCAACTTGTTAGCGACCCCATTGGCGAGCTGAAGAAAATCTGCGCTTTCCTGAATGTTGACTTCGAAGAAAACATGCTTGAGATAGAGAGCGATACATCCTATGGCTTCCCCTCAGCCGGCTACGCTTATCAGTGGAAAACAAAACTGACCGGTAAGGAAATCCGCTGGGTTGAACTCCGGACAGGTGAGGCAATGGTCACACAGGGCTATAAACCCACAAGCACGAAACATAAACCATTGAGTAGGCTAGAGCGTACTCATATCCTTTTTCAGAATCGCTACTATCGCGCAATGTTTCATATACGGAAGTGGGGTTTGTCACTGTGGGCGCAAAATATAATCTCACGCAAGTTCGGCAGTAAGAAATGGACTGATCACGTGCGCCTGAGAATAGGTGAAAAAAATAAGCTCTACTTGAGATGA
- a CDS encoding glycosyltransferase family 2 protein, whose product MADEKDRKSGAIQNTCIGFVLIGRNEGERLRNCVDSIVEQLLLINRDKKQGPDLSGTSDVFPIVYVDSGSTDGSVTYATSAGCTVLELDLREPFTAARARNEGLKLLINKFPQVELIQFIDGDCSLQPGWLGKATAFLAVNPKVAIVCGRRREVYPQKSIYNALCDMEWDTPVGEAKACGGDFLVRKEAILSVKGFNPAMIAGEEPEMCLRLRKRKWAIWRIHEEMTLHDADMTSFRQFWLRNARAGFAYAERWLMHSTRIRPYCKRELLSICFWGGFLPISIVLFMATMPVLGFALALAYPLMTIRIFLRRMKMRSSVRKSLIFSGLTQIGKFPQFFGVLKFTAGTLSGKSTPIIEYK is encoded by the coding sequence ATGGCGGATGAAAAAGACAGAAAAAGTGGAGCCATTCAAAATACCTGCATCGGTTTTGTTTTAATTGGCAGGAATGAGGGAGAAAGACTACGCAACTGCGTCGACTCAATAGTCGAACAACTGCTGCTGATTAATCGAGACAAAAAACAAGGGCCGGACTTGAGCGGAACATCGGATGTGTTTCCAATTGTCTATGTTGATTCCGGCTCTACCGACGGTAGTGTGACCTATGCGACTTCCGCAGGCTGTACCGTCTTGGAGCTTGACCTCAGGGAACCGTTTACGGCCGCAAGGGCGAGAAATGAAGGGTTAAAGCTGCTCATAAACAAGTTTCCCCAGGTAGAGCTGATACAGTTTATCGATGGTGACTGCTCCCTCCAGCCGGGCTGGCTCGGGAAGGCCACCGCGTTTCTGGCCGTAAACCCGAAAGTTGCAATTGTTTGTGGCCGACGGCGAGAGGTATACCCGCAGAAGTCCATATACAACGCGCTATGCGATATGGAATGGGATACTCCCGTAGGCGAAGCAAAAGCATGCGGCGGAGATTTTCTCGTTAGAAAGGAGGCGATCCTCAGCGTCAAAGGGTTTAATCCGGCCATGATCGCTGGAGAAGAGCCTGAAATGTGCCTGAGGCTTCGGAAACGAAAATGGGCAATCTGGCGTATCCATGAGGAAATGACGCTCCACGACGCCGATATGACAAGTTTTCGGCAGTTTTGGCTTAGAAACGCGAGAGCCGGTTTCGCTTACGCCGAACGTTGGTTAATGCATTCAACAAGAATCAGGCCGTACTGCAAAAGAGAGTTATTGAGTATCTGCTTTTGGGGCGGGTTTCTACCGATCTCCATAGTTTTGTTCATGGCTACAATGCCGGTATTGGGATTCGCATTAGCCTTGGCGTATCCCTTAATGACAATTCGCATATTTTTAAGGCGTATGAAAATGCGTTCTTCAGTAAGAAAATCTCTTATATTCAGCGGGCTTACTCAAATTGGAAAATTTCCCCAGTTCTTTGGTGTATTGAAGTTTACTGCCGGAACCTTATCGGGAAAGTCCACACCAATAATCGAGTACAAGTAG
- a CDS encoding glycosyltransferase — protein MHSSEKNIALRIAYLAPEIPGASSTFVYNEIFELEKNNAHVEPFSVHSVESNNNREAVKKLADKCEYLYLASIVNLIAAQFKVITWFPLDYVKAFAICVRDAMTCFKSPNTALGIFYRFFVSAYFVTKLHDRKISHIHCHFSHIATDIAMYASIITGIPYSFTAHANDIFQRGYLLKQKGARASFVATISEFNIRFLREKGIPEEKLALVRCGVDRNKFPPRVKSDSGSEVKTLGFLGRLVEKKGVDVLLNALNILKKKGVNLKLEIMGDGPLEESLRMRTKELQLEDSVTFGGGLPHSEVSHWYEKIDYFVFPGKIDRFGDMDGIPVVLMEAMMRGVPVIATSISGIPELVKKNLTGRLAGPNAQSLAVEIEEAIAESAFERQERIAQAIDLVQSEFDVAENAKMLLRKIASVRETARCQISLHT, from the coding sequence ATGCATAGTAGTGAAAAAAACATCGCACTCCGGATAGCATATTTGGCGCCAGAAATACCGGGCGCCTCAAGCACATTTGTATACAATGAGATATTTGAGCTTGAAAAGAATAACGCTCACGTGGAGCCATTCTCTGTTCACTCTGTAGAATCGAATAATAACCGAGAAGCTGTCAAAAAACTCGCAGACAAATGCGAGTATCTTTACCTGGCCTCGATAGTTAACTTGATCGCCGCGCAGTTCAAAGTTATTACCTGGTTTCCTCTTGATTACGTAAAGGCGTTTGCCATCTGTGTGCGGGACGCCATGACATGCTTTAAGAGCCCGAATACTGCGTTAGGAATATTTTACAGGTTCTTTGTCTCTGCATACTTTGTGACAAAACTGCACGACCGAAAAATATCACATATACATTGTCACTTTTCCCATATCGCAACAGATATAGCAATGTATGCCTCGATAATAACTGGAATTCCGTATAGCTTTACCGCTCACGCGAATGATATTTTTCAGCGAGGCTATTTGCTCAAGCAGAAAGGCGCGCGTGCTAGCTTCGTTGCTACGATATCGGAGTTCAACATCCGGTTTCTTAGAGAGAAAGGTATACCTGAAGAAAAACTTGCACTTGTTAGATGTGGCGTAGACCGCAATAAGTTCCCGCCCAGAGTGAAATCTGATTCAGGTAGCGAAGTTAAAACGTTGGGATTTCTGGGAAGGCTGGTTGAAAAGAAGGGCGTAGATGTCCTTCTGAACGCTCTCAATATTCTGAAAAAAAAGGGCGTCAATCTGAAGCTCGAAATTATGGGCGACGGCCCTCTGGAGGAATCGCTACGTATGCGGACAAAGGAACTCCAGCTCGAAGATAGCGTAACATTTGGTGGCGGCCTGCCACACTCCGAAGTCTCGCATTGGTATGAAAAAATTGACTATTTCGTTTTTCCCGGGAAGATAGATAGGTTCGGGGATATGGATGGAATACCGGTAGTTCTGATGGAAGCCATGATGAGGGGGGTTCCGGTTATAGCAACCTCGATTTCTGGAATACCTGAATTAGTGAAGAAGAATCTTACAGGCAGATTGGCAGGGCCTAATGCCCAATCGCTTGCAGTCGAAATCGAGGAAGCAATAGCAGAATCAGCGTTTGAGCGTCAAGAAAGAATAGCACAAGCGATTGACCTCGTTCAGTCTGAATTCGACGTGGCAGAGAATGCAAAAATGTTATTAAGAAAGATAGCCAGCGTTAGAGAGACGGCTAGATGCCAAATATCATTGCACACTTAG
- a CDS encoding glycosyltransferase family 2 protein, whose translation MDSRKYVVISPCRDEAEYMKRTLESVVNQKLTPTLWLIVDDGSTDGSKEILADYERHYEFIKVMSRENRGFRSVGPGVIDAFYAGLQTVDLDKFQYICKLDLDLELPDTYFLTLIEKMEADPRLGSCSGKPYNEVNGKWVSERRGDEMSVGMTKFYRRDCFIQIGGFIREVMWDAIDCHKSRQLGWKTASWDQSELNFLHLRVMGSSQNGVLTGRARHGFGQYYMGTGIVYMLMTCMYRAIEYPILIGGAAMFYGYVKAMFKRNLRNPDHALVGEIRKFQISSLLRGKRRATELAEKRNSARWDPTDLECGREVLDSRIRNQLADDVSMLSQPQVSQAGL comes from the coding sequence ATGGATAGTCGGAAATACGTTGTAATTTCTCCATGCCGGGACGAAGCAGAATATATGAAGCGGACTCTCGAGAGCGTAGTAAACCAGAAGTTGACACCCACATTATGGCTAATTGTCGATGACGGCTCGACTGATGGCTCTAAAGAAATTCTGGCGGATTACGAGAGGCATTACGAATTCATAAAAGTCATGTCTCGGGAAAACCGGGGATTTCGAAGTGTCGGGCCAGGCGTAATTGATGCCTTTTACGCCGGTTTACAAACGGTTGACCTCGATAAGTTTCAATATATCTGCAAGCTCGATCTCGACCTGGAGTTGCCAGATACTTACTTTCTGACATTAATCGAGAAGATGGAAGCGGATCCGCGCCTCGGCAGCTGCAGTGGTAAGCCCTACAACGAAGTAAATGGAAAGTGGGTCAGTGAAAGGCGAGGCGATGAAATGTCGGTAGGCATGACCAAGTTCTATCGCAGAGATTGCTTTATCCAAATCGGTGGGTTTATACGTGAGGTTATGTGGGACGCGATTGATTGCCACAAGTCACGGCAGCTGGGTTGGAAAACAGCGAGCTGGGATCAGTCTGAACTGAATTTTCTGCACCTAAGAGTCATGGGCTCTAGCCAGAATGGTGTTCTGACCGGCAGGGCACGACATGGCTTTGGCCAATACTATATGGGTACCGGTATTGTATATATGCTGATGACATGTATGTATCGCGCTATCGAGTACCCAATTTTAATCGGGGGAGCTGCAATGTTTTACGGGTACGTGAAAGCGATGTTCAAGCGAAACTTGCGCAATCCAGATCATGCTCTTGTGGGTGAAATACGAAAATTTCAAATCAGCTCTTTGCTACGTGGAAAGCGCAGAGCAACGGAATTGGCAGAAAAAAGAAATAGTGCACGCTGGGACCCCACGGACCTGGAGTGTGGAAGGGAAGTTTTGGATAGCAGAATAAGGAATCAATTGGCTGATGATGTGAGCATGTTGAGCCAGCCGCAAGTTAGTCAAGCAGGTCTGTAG
- a CDS encoding sulfotransferase family protein, which translates to MPQTKKQVLPDFLIVGAMKSATTTIYEQLKSLDGIFMPALKEPNFFSDPKQFDRGMDWYQSLFLAAKESDIIGEASTHYTKLPTYGNTVDRIALHLPDIKIIYIMRDPIDRLVSQYIHEWTCKKINCSLDEAVEKHPELIQYSCYFYQIQPYIERFGMENVLPVFFERIKRDPENELERISRFIGYKGEVRWTESSTKTNISAERLRLSPLMSFIVNSKALSKIRRNLIPARIRGLVKSKYRMSERPKINEKSMQKISARINSDFKSLGELLGVRITSENYKSVVHNIGPGWDKKKKASREALFDGG; encoded by the coding sequence ATGCCACAAACAAAAAAGCAAGTTCTTCCTGATTTTCTGATTGTCGGAGCGATGAAGTCTGCGACAACCACGATATATGAGCAGTTAAAATCCCTTGATGGGATATTCATGCCTGCATTGAAAGAGCCCAATTTCTTCAGTGATCCGAAGCAATTTGATCGTGGCATGGACTGGTATCAATCACTATTTCTTGCCGCAAAAGAAAGCGATATTATTGGCGAAGCAAGTACGCATTACACAAAATTGCCCACCTATGGAAATACAGTTGATCGTATTGCCCTTCATCTTCCGGATATAAAAATTATTTACATAATGAGAGATCCAATAGATCGTTTGGTCTCGCAATATATCCACGAATGGACATGTAAAAAAATAAACTGCAGCCTCGATGAAGCCGTTGAAAAACATCCCGAACTCATTCAATACAGTTGCTACTTCTACCAAATCCAGCCGTATATAGAACGATTTGGGATGGAAAACGTACTCCCTGTTTTTTTCGAGAGAATCAAAAGGGATCCCGAAAATGAGCTGGAGAGAATATCCCGATTTATAGGATATAAAGGTGAAGTTCGCTGGACCGAATCGTCGACAAAAACCAACATATCCGCGGAGCGACTTAGGCTTTCACCGTTAATGAGTTTCATTGTTAACTCCAAAGCACTCTCGAAAATTCGAAGAAACCTAATACCAGCTCGTATAAGAGGTCTCGTAAAATCAAAATACCGGATGAGTGAGAGGCCAAAAATCAATGAAAAATCGATGCAGAAAATTTCGGCGAGAATTAATTCCGATTTCAAAAGTCTGGGAGAGCTGTTAGGCGTCAGGATAACATCCGAAAACTACAAATCTGTTGTGCACAATATAGGTCCAGGTTGGGATAAGAAAAAAAAGGCATCCAGGGAGGCGTTGTTTGATGGCGGATGA
- a CDS encoding glycosyltransferase family 2 protein: MENTKTEEEKKEHSRDLCIVIVNYKTPELVNNCLATVVPQIESLNAKVVIVDNASGDDSVSKIEAWISTQPPIYHARINLVKSPINGGFSAGNNLGIIQENAEYYLLLNSDTLVRENAISTLLDRIRTDRNIGALGPQLEYEDGTPQISCFRRRSVASELIRGAQIDAISKLLKRKNIPIANRRESLEIDWISFACVMLPRAAIERVGLMDGQFFMYFEDIEYCLRLKGAGYKIEQEKRARVVHLRGGTSDVKKNSKAQKQLPDYFYRSRTRYFVLLGGKGKLLIANIAFTCGRLIRLTKRLVGKKPGPSIPGEWTGLWMDFFKKQKPVKQKLDYFSNK; this comes from the coding sequence ATGGAAAACACAAAAACGGAAGAAGAAAAAAAAGAGCATTCTCGTGACTTATGTATAGTAATTGTTAACTACAAAACGCCCGAGTTAGTAAATAATTGCCTTGCTACCGTAGTCCCCCAAATTGAATCCCTGAATGCGAAAGTGGTGATTGTAGATAATGCATCCGGGGATGACTCGGTCTCAAAAATTGAAGCATGGATTTCGACACAGCCCCCCATCTACCATGCTCGAATCAATCTTGTAAAATCGCCCATCAATGGAGGGTTTTCCGCAGGGAATAACCTGGGGATCATACAGGAAAACGCCGAATACTACCTGTTGCTGAATAGCGATACGCTGGTCAGAGAAAATGCCATTTCGACCCTTCTAGATAGAATCCGAACGGACCGTAATATCGGCGCGCTGGGGCCACAGTTAGAATATGAAGATGGAACGCCGCAGATCAGCTGTTTCCGGCGCCGAAGCGTAGCGAGTGAGCTCATCCGTGGTGCGCAGATTGATGCAATTTCTAAACTGTTGAAGCGAAAAAATATCCCGATAGCAAATCGCAGGGAATCGCTCGAAATCGACTGGATAAGCTTTGCTTGCGTTATGCTACCCAGAGCTGCGATAGAAAGGGTCGGATTGATGGATGGCCAGTTCTTCATGTATTTCGAAGATATTGAGTACTGCCTTAGATTAAAAGGGGCGGGGTACAAGATTGAACAGGAAAAGCGGGCAAGGGTAGTTCACCTGCGTGGCGGAACGTCTGACGTAAAGAAAAATTCAAAAGCACAAAAACAACTTCCTGATTATTTCTATCGATCAAGAACGCGATATTTTGTTCTCCTCGGTGGGAAAGGCAAACTTTTAATCGCAAATATCGCTTTTACCTGCGGCCGACTAATTAGATTGACAAAGCGGTTGGTGGGAAAAAAGCCGGGACCTTCAATCCCTGGCGAGTGGACTGGATTATGGATGGATTTTTTCAAAAAGCAGAAGCCAGTTAAGCAGAAATTAGATTACTTTAGTAACAAGTAG
- a CDS encoding ferredoxin--NADP reductase, protein MSNLNKETVLEVHHWNDTLFSFKTSRDPGFRFENGHFTMIGLEQPGGRPLLRAYSIASANYEDELEFFSIKVPDGPLTSQLQKIKPGDEIFVSRKPTGTLVADHLLPGKRLWLLSTGTGLAPFMSIIKDPDVYERFDQVILTHGVRFKSELAYQDYIEKELPEHEYFGEMVKEGLRYYPTVTREPYRNNGRLTDLMLSGKIFTDLDLPTPNVEEDRFMLCGSPAMLKDLTRILDEWGFKETRAGIPHEYVIERAFVEK, encoded by the coding sequence ATGTCAAATTTGAATAAAGAAACAGTACTCGAAGTCCATCACTGGAATGACACCCTGTTCAGCTTCAAAACCAGTCGCGACCCGGGTTTTCGCTTCGAAAACGGCCACTTCACCATGATCGGCCTGGAGCAACCTGGTGGGCGCCCCCTGCTGCGAGCCTATTCCATTGCCAGCGCCAATTATGAAGATGAGCTGGAGTTTTTTAGCATCAAAGTACCGGACGGGCCGCTGACTTCCCAGTTGCAGAAAATCAAGCCGGGCGATGAAATTTTTGTCAGCCGCAAGCCCACAGGAACCCTTGTTGCAGACCACCTGCTGCCTGGCAAGCGTTTGTGGTTGCTGTCCACCGGCACGGGCCTTGCGCCGTTTATGAGTATCATCAAGGACCCGGATGTATATGAGCGCTTTGACCAGGTCATCTTAACCCATGGCGTACGCTTCAAGTCCGAACTGGCCTACCAGGACTACATCGAGAAAGAATTGCCCGAGCACGAGTACTTTGGAGAGATGGTAAAAGAGGGCTTGCGGTACTACCCCACAGTCACCCGTGAACCCTATCGCAATAATGGCCGGCTCACTGACTTGATGCTCTCTGGCAAGATTTTCACCGACCTGGATCTGCCCACACCGAATGTGGAAGAGGACCGCTTCATGTTGTGTGGTTCCCCGGCAATGTTGAAGGATCTCACCAGGATCCTGGATGAGTGGGGGTTTAAAGAGACACGTGCGGGAATACCCCATGAGTATGTTATTGAGCGGGCATTCGTCGAAAAGTAA
- a CDS encoding LysR family transcriptional regulator, translating to MRYSLRQLEVFLACAHFQNVSRAAESLSMSQSAASTALKEFEQQFDLRLFERTGKRLRLNELGRQLWPRAEELLERARELEVTLQAHGDLGRLKIGATLTIGNYLAAGIMARYMEEQPGARVELEVANTAAIAQGVLNFELDLGLIEGELNHPDLEMIPWREDELVVFCAPDHPLAKYPHLGDEELRTATWILRETGSGTRQTFERALAGLVPELNIRLELQHTEAIKRAVEAGLGVSCLSRVSLTDAFKRSALVELPVPHRDFHREFYFALHRQKYRSAGIERWLELCRQLTP from the coding sequence ATGCGCTATTCCCTGCGTCAGCTCGAAGTCTTCCTCGCCTGCGCCCACTTTCAGAATGTCAGCCGCGCAGCGGAAAGTCTCAGCATGTCCCAGTCAGCCGCCTCTACAGCGCTTAAGGAGTTCGAGCAGCAGTTTGATCTTCGCCTTTTCGAGCGTACCGGTAAGCGCCTGCGCTTGAATGAGCTGGGGCGACAGCTATGGCCCAGGGCGGAAGAGTTGCTCGAGCGCGCGCGGGAACTCGAAGTTACCTTACAGGCCCATGGTGATCTCGGGAGGCTGAAGATTGGCGCCACACTTACCATCGGTAATTATCTGGCTGCCGGTATCATGGCCCGCTATATGGAGGAACAGCCGGGCGCTCGGGTTGAGCTCGAAGTGGCAAACACGGCGGCCATTGCCCAGGGTGTGCTCAATTTTGAACTGGATCTGGGCCTGATCGAGGGGGAGCTCAATCACCCCGACCTGGAAATGATTCCGTGGCGCGAGGACGAGCTTGTCGTGTTCTGTGCTCCGGACCATCCGCTGGCGAAATATCCACACCTGGGCGACGAAGAGCTGCGCACCGCAACCTGGATACTACGCGAAACCGGCTCTGGTACACGCCAGACTTTTGAGCGCGCACTGGCGGGGCTGGTACCCGAGCTGAATATCCGTCTGGAGTTACAACATACCGAGGCGATCAAACGCGCAGTGGAAGCCGGTCTCGGAGTAAGCTGCCTGTCCCGGGTGTCCCTCACGGACGCCTTCAAACGTAGCGCACTGGTGGAATTGCCGGTTCCTCACCGGGATTTCCACCGCGAGTTCTACTTTGCCCTGCACCGCCAGAAATACCGCAGCGCCGGTATCGAGCGCTGGCTGGAGTTATGCCGTCAGTTGACGCCATAA